The following is a genomic window from Garra rufa chromosome 4, GarRuf1.0, whole genome shotgun sequence.
GACATTTGCTATGcaaattgtttaaaataattttggaGCCTTGGCTGATAGAGCTGATGAAACTGATGAGAATATTGCTTGTCAATAATTtactttaacaaaaaaaacaaacaaatcttaCATAAAACTAAGGCCTTGTCCACACAGAGATGTGTTTAGGTTGTATACTCATAAATTTTGTATTGAATAGGTGTTTTGTCCAGATGGATCTGGTGTTTAGGGAGAGTGAAACCAGATCCtagagtggataaatctgaaatcGACACGCTTGCGGTTTCGTGTGTATGGTGAATCtgtaaaacatgaacaaacactgaatgattgtctttttattaattaacattaacacagattaaaaATAGCCttgtttcatgttttattttgttgttgtttttttttttgtttttttgtttttttgtatactGCATGCAAGGTTTATGGACATTGCCAaaattttcttttctgtttttagtGTATCTCTGTGACAGAATTACTGTGTTACATACTtctctggcatatatactacagtTTTGTGTTGGTTTCATGTTTTCTCTTAAAGGAAGTTTAATTTGAGTGTTTTTTATATTGTGTTTCTAGAAgtgcagggctctagactaactttttgcactggttgcactggtgcgcctttttttcttaggtgcaccagcacaaaagttaggggcacccaaattttcaaccgcatcacatttaacaccgcaattttacaagttcacttttttttttttttttaatacctgtccatataggcaatattgactggtaaatttttaaataacaatctggtcaatataaagttctttatttgaagcacaattctacaagaaaggcaacttactgaaaaagtgttggtgcttaaagtgctttactgagctgaaatttaaacttaaaaaatttcaagataattaactaaaaagaaaatctaaattaagtgttTTAAGGGCTTCAAACTGAACACCTCATGGCTTGATGCGATGACTCCTATAAATTGGGCGCATGCAACATCATTGCTGTACGTTGGGTTTACGTTCAAGCCATTTTTCTTCATAAGAATCAATGTTCcccctaggtttccagctttTTTGGGGGGTGGGTGGGGGGGGGCATATTTTTTTCCCGCTACTTTACCCTACTTtttgtaataacgaaaacatttcagtgaaaaaataagtccaaaactctctatttaaacattttgaacaatagggctctacaatttttgacaggttgccgtgaagtttctgtgtgtacagtatgatatgatactttctcaaatgaaacggtaaaagtgacacagcaggtttggagattgagtttatctgttcatgtgagatgcaaatgtcaaaaattagcgggagtgtcacgcgtgcttcagtagcctatacgcgtgtagtaaaaaaaaaaaatacatgtctccaccattcataaatagaggcaaacggaacatgcaggattcatattaaacggtctttttgcctttcagttttcacagacactagtacatatcgcgatttgaattaagtgacagaccagcttttgatttatcaatccaaaaatcgacgtattacgtggcattccgcgccatagtaaattcgttttttatgaatcacatgcattttcaaacgtacacacacttacaggaatatctggaccacggccaattAGAGaggggggcgggatccgtccttcatctctgattggtttagaccacgatatgggtctaatgtgtgtctgttcttgagcaacagggagacttaAGAGTGATGgagtttcattttttttcccctcgaacggctggtcacaccggtgcaacctttgatttttttttttttttgtcgcaccattgagaaattaggtcgcacgtgcgaccgGAGCCCTGTAAGAGTAATTATAATATTGCTAAAGATTTTTGAGAGATTAATGACCATTTTCCACCATTTTTCATCCTCTGACAGTCTTTTTTGATGTTTTCCATTGAAAAGGTCAAGTGTAACAGCTAACTTTTATGATTGGCTAAGATAATTGcctaaaaaaaattgtgtgattGAATTTTTCTTCTGATGGTTGAGTGAGGAGTTTGTCCTCTTTTTTTCTagtctctctctaaatttgttgaattttatcccctaggagacataaaaatggtatataataattgagatcagtctatatagCTCTGctagatttaattaattgtataacagACAACTAAATCTCTCTAGAGTACTGGCtgaccaggatcaggtttggacacccggGTATAGGATCTAGCAAACATGCATTActtatctacatgttttgatgttatttgttttGTGCCATTCAACTGGGGTTAACATTTATCTCTCTTTTTCCACCTTAggcctaacagcgctgaaagaggagagagaagtactgaatgaaactgaagagaaaaatCAGTTTAAGAATCATTATAATAtcatatctggagaaaaatctttttgctCCTTAGaatctgaaaagacttctaaacaaaaaagagctcaaaagactgGAACTTTGAGTATTTTCATTTGCTGTCAGTGTGGACACAGTTTCAAAAAAAGAggacaccttaaaaggcacatgagatttcacactggagagaagccttacacatgcaaacagtgtggaaagagtttcaggcaACGAGGACAACTTGACAAGCACATAAAGATCCACCATAGAGAAAAGCcttacagatcccctcagtctggaaagagattcagtgaaagtggaaaccttaaagttCACCAAAATATTGACATTACAGGgaacctttttacctgccaacagtgtggaaagagtttcactcagaaaagataccttaacattcacatgagagttcatactggagagaaaccttacacatgcaaacagtgtggaaagagtttcaatcaaaaaggaagccttgacaggcacatgagaattcacactggagaaaagccttacatatgcaaccagtgtggaaagggtttcactcgtaaagaatcccttaacattcacatgagagttcacattggagagaagtcttacacatgcaaacagtgtggaaagagtttcattcaacgAGGACAACTTGACACACACATGaatatccacactggagagaaaccttacacatgcaaacagtgtggaaagagtttcaggcaTCAAGGACAACTTGACAAGCACATGAaggtccacactggagagaagccatacacatgcaaacagtgtggaaagtgtttcagtcaaaaaggaagccttgacaggcatatgagaattcacactggagaaaagccttacatatgcaaccagtgtggaaagagtttcattcaacgAGGACAACTTGACACACACATGAATATCCAcattggagagaagccttacacatgcaaacagtttggaaagagtttcaggcaACAAGGACAACTTGACAAGCACATGAAGGTCCACACCAGAGAGAAGccatacacatgcaaacagtgtgtaAAGAGTTTCAGGCAACGAGGACAACTTGATAGGCACATGAAGATCCACAAAAGAGAAAAGCcttacagatcccctcagtctggaaagagtttcagtgaaagtggaaacctTGAATTTCACCAGAATATTGACGTTACAGGgaacctttttacctgccaacagtgtggaaagagtttcactcagaaaagataccttaacattcacataagagttcatactggagagaagccttacacatgcaaacagtgtggaaagagtttcagtcaaaaaggaagccttaacaagcacatgagagttcacactggagaaaagccttacatatgcaaccagtgtggaaagggtttcactcgtaaagaatgccttaacattcacatgagagttcacactggagagaagccttacacatgcaaccagtgtggaaagagtttcattcaacaAGGACAACTTGACACACACATGAATATCCAccctggagagaagccttacacatgcaaccagtgtggaaagagtttcattcaacaAGGACAACTTAACACACACATGaatatccacactggagaaaagccttacacatgcaaacagtgtggaaagagtttcaggcaACGAGGACAACTTGAAAAGCACATGAAGGTCCACACTGGCGAGAAGCcatactcatgcaaacagtgtggaaagagtttcagtcaaaaaggaagccttgacaggcacatgaagattcacaataAAGTGAAGAGACTCCTAGCAGGGATAGAGTTTTAAACTAAGTGTATAGAAGGgacagttccggtccttgattctgattgaccACAATCAATGCTGTTGTAAATTACTATACGAACATACACCTCTTTGTTTCTTGCCATCCCCATTGTTCCAACcacaattacagttgaggtcaaaagtttacacccccctttcagtatctgcaaaatgttcccttgtcaaagcaatcctaaaggattccaacaagaatcctatacagggctAGCCTGGCTTTTCCCATGCTGCCTTGtacgcagcgcgattttattcatgctgctaggcagcctggaaaccatggaccaaattttcaccccAGATAGGAAACCAATCACAGAatggggagggagcagcaagatgatgatgccttctatgcgactcactgAAAGtggtttgtttataactatggatccagcatggcagcagatgcaaagttatctttcggtgcagccttagatagtgttctaagtagtttagaatgcaagtttattttgaaaaaagagcaacttttggcgttaaaccatttCATAACCAAGAAGGATGTTTTTTCCCTGCTACCAACAGGCTTTGGCAAAAGCCTCATATATCAGCTAGTCCCGTTAGTGGCTAAGGcaatacgtcatccggtataattgaaacgattggctatgagctacgcacaggcgcatttgatagacatttgtAGTGCCCAATAAATGGCTTTGGGCATTCgcaaaccacgcctcaaatacgagaaaatgaacgtTGTCATGatgtggtttggcgttagccaggctaatacagggctcctacaatgatagaaattctcattcacattttaaagccatgtattttgtccatggtacactttaccaTGTCAGCTAGCtattgtcacacccctggactttcttTGTTGGTTTCTTCCAGTGTCTCTCCCCCCGCTGTACTGTGATTACTGGTTTCTCCCTCTTGTTAGTGTGATTCCCCTCAGCTGTCCAAGTTAATCAGTGTGGCTTTATAAGTTGGTTTGTTTGCTCTGCTGCTTTGTCGGATGTTGTTGTTATATCCTGTTTCCTGTCCTTCTCTGTGGATTATTAAAGACTTTTCATTTATCACATCGTTGTTTGTCCATTCCTGTACAGCTATATTGCATTGGACTGAGCTTAAGCATAAACGTGCAAGGAATAATACAGTCTTTGGACAAATTGTTTGCTCTGactacaatgtaagaacttcacaaGGCTATATCATAAATTGAAAGGACACACACTAGTTACTTGCTCACTTCTACCACTAACATTGGCAGCTTGTgataatttttacagaattttaatGGGATCCAATTTCATCTTGAATTTTGAAGGATTCTACTTATTCATTGCATCTATTACTAACCTatagtttttgcagtttacttaaactcacGTTGAGTGAGTTCAGTGCAAAAATTTCTAACTTCTAAATTTCTAATTTCTAAGAATCTGCTAAGATTGATGAAGCGAAAGACAAATCaacaaatgttctgttttaatttcaATAGTGTTTTAATCTAGTCTTTATATCACAAGTTCACTCTTACGGATCATAAACTGAGGGAAAGATTATGCATATCCGGTGTGCTGTCCAGGAGAGGGTTTCGAGCTCAGCAGTAATTCCCGAGCCCAGGGCACTTCTCTTGTCCctgggctgaaggtgaggagacggggtggtgaTAGGGTGCTGAAAAAAGGGAAATGAAGAAGGTAGGGCTGCTTTGGTTATTTATGAGGGTTCTTTCTCGAGCTAATTGGATAAGGAATGTGAttactgatgatgaattggctgtGTTAATTATCCGTGTGAGCTCCTCCCAGAAACCGaagaaagccaggataaacatggcaTTTATGGTACGGGTGGTGTGGATGCAGTGGTAGCCTTTGTGGACGGTGGAAATACAATTGTTCAGAATTTTTTAGGCTTATAGGTTTGCGGGTGTCTGGACAAGTGGTATGGGTTTTTTGGATGCATTTGATTAGTAGCAACGTCTGGGAATTGAGAACTGAGCCAATTTGGAGGTTTTTGATGATGTTGAGGCAAGAGATAAATGAGGTAAAAGATAGCAGGGGAAAATTAGGGAACGACGGAATGAAACGTTTTAAAACTTTTCAATGCTGTTATGTGAGACTGAAGGGTCCTGCGGGAGATGGCTTGAAGGATAGAATTAAGAGAAGCTTCTGGGAGAGGTCTCAAAgggtggtttatgggaatatcagctctgaaaAGGGGAGGAACTGTGGTTGGAAGCAGGTCTGTCTGAGGTGCCAATTCTCTGAATTTCTGAAAGGCAAAaagagagagagtcagcgattAGATTTTTTTGAACCAGGAATGTGTTTAGCAGTTATGATGAATTGGTCACAAGCCGAAATCCAAATTAGATGTCTTAAAAAGAGCATTAATTCATGAGAATGTAAATAACTTTTGTTAATGCAGTGCATAGTAGCTTTATTGTCACAGTACACGATtatgctggtggcggaccactcTTTGCCCCATAGAGCAGCTGCGATGACTAAAGGATAAAGCTTGAATAGTACTGAGGACTAAAGCTGCTGTGGCAAATCTGCCAGCTGGGGGGCCAATTGGAAGCGAACCAATGGCCTTGGAGAAAACCTCCAAACCCAATGGAGGGGGCAGCGTCGATAAATAGCTGTATGTCATTTGGGGAGGAAATCAGGTTGTTGTAGAAAATTCTTAAGGAAGGATATCCATAGGTTAAGTTTGTTGCTGCATGAGTCAGTTAGGAATATTTGGTCTTCCAAAGTGTGTGCAGAGGATGCGAGGAAAAGGAGCTGGGAGATAAAGGGTGGTATGATGTGCATCGCTAAATGCAGATGGCCTAAAATTGACAACAGCTTGCATTTGGAACAGCTAAGGGTAGCTGAGAGAGTGCAGTCTACCATGAAATTTTTGTTTTGGTAACAATTCCTTGCTACAAGTCTACAGCTTCACAGCAGCCTTGGATGGAGGAGTGCAATTTGGGGCTTTACTGGACGCCTTAAGCTTAACCTTAAGGCTGAGCCTAaaactattttgtttttgtttattatcacatacatttaaacaatggTCTGTCTGAATACTCAATTCTGAGTGACTGGAAGGTGTGTAATGAAATGTAAATGATGGGCTTACCTCAAGGTTCAATTTTAGGTCCACTGCTTTttagtttgttagtttgttttagtTTGATGAATGATTTGCCAAGCAGTTGTCCAGATGTTGAATGTCAGTGTTACGATTTTGATGATAATTCTAGGATGTAGAAAGTAACATTTAGATAGTGATTTTTTTTGGTGAAATGTTGGTGGCAAGAAAGCAAACCTAAATCGAAAAATATAATGCCAAATGaaatttatttatacaaaagtAGAAATGATTTAAGCAAAGGaggaaatgtaaaatatatacaatggaggaacaagaaaaagaaataatatgcacaagtcaaaaTAGATtcaaacaaatcaataaataaaccCAAGGGAAAAGGGACATAAGTGGCGCCAAAGGAaagaaaataatataacaaaaccCCAATCTAACTTAGCATTAATCTCTACCCTAActataaataaaaaggaaaagaaaagtctTCAGCGTAAAAACGCCCTAAAtaaactatactaactaagcAAAAACAAAACCTACAGGTGTGGCGCTCACTCCTAACCTGGTGTGTTTAAACAGTCTGGTTACTACGTGTGGTACCGTGTACGTCACGTGACATCTTCCTATCCTCTTTTCCCAGGGAAAAACTAACGATCACCAGATAGTAGCACGAGTTACAAAATGCGTATTTGCAACGATAGAATAATAACTGTAGACATACTAAGtatgacaaaaaaacaacaaccaggTTAGAACAGAATcaaacagaacagaacacaaAGTAGGAGCGCAAGCAAGCTCGCGAACGCTCATTCCGGTGTTACATCCTGAggatgtatatatttaatattaatgaaaGGTGTGTTTTCTCTGCCCATTTTGGGTGTAGTTGTGTTTCCCTGTGTATGCTCTGTcttcccttctctctctctctctctctctctctcactccctcTGCTTGCTTCGCAGTTGCAGATTGGCCACAGGTGGTGCTCATCAGAGGGTGTGCTGCAGAGAGGCAAACTGCACAAAAGAGCACCGAAGCAATGTGGAGTGAGGTTCACTTCTCCCCTGCTCCAGACTTGTGTTGATGTTCTCTTTGTCTGTTGATTGTGGTGCACACTTCTGAAGAGTTAATTGCTGATCTTTAACTTTAAAGAGTAAACTGAAATCTGGTTGACAAGCAGTGTTGAGTAGACTGCACACAGTGTGTATAactttactttaatttaaaattgatttGTTAAGGTATTAGAAggtattgtaattttgtttgaaCATTTATACTAAACTTAAATTGGAAGCTGTAGGGAGAGGGTGCCATTTTATTTTGTACTAAACGTTTATCCCTGTTTTTGGTTAGTGAGGGAGTTGAGGAAAGCCTctgttgtttatttcttttcttttatcaaGGTAGGTTATTTAGTACTCCTCCTGTTAGTTAGctgctgttttgtttgttgttttggcctGGCTCTCTCCTGAAGACTGTTGCTTCCCTGTTAATTTTTGTGAATTACTAAATAAATCTGCTCAAGTTAAGTTAAGTGTTGTATTGCATTTCTGGGGCAGAGGACTGGAGTGGTTCCTCCACGCTTaagttttcattcttttttttttattacgctttattttatttgttactcCCGCCCCAACCCTAGACTGGGAATTGGGAACGTAACAAGTGGGGGCTCGTCCGTTCGCCTCTTAATTGGCTGTTGGTAAGTACCCTTTTTCTCTCAAATTGTTTGACTGTTTTCGACTGTGGGTGGAGAGGAAAGTGTTGTAGGCTTAGAGAATGGAGTTTGATTTTACTGCGTTTACTCTTTGCCCCACAACTGAAGCCTTTAATCGTTGTAAGAAAAAAGATCTTATGTTGATAGCAGACTTTTTTGATATTGACATTCCAAAAGGTTTGACAAAACAAGTGCTTAAGAGTAACCTGTTTAAGAAATTGGTAGATGCAGGCATTTTGCCTAAAGAGGCTGAGGATAGTGTTGAGGTTCAGTCTGAAGTGGCAGTGGAAACTGCAGCTGAAGATCTGAATCTCACTACTGATTCTTTTGCACCTTATGATCCTAGAATTGCTGTAAAGTTAAAGGAAATGGATCTTTTGATTAAAAAACAAGAATGTGAGGCAGAAATGATTAGGCTTAAAGTTGTAGAGAGGCAGGCTGAGCGAGATATCCAGTTACGCAAATTGGACCTGGAAGCAAGGCGATTGGCTCAAAAGCCAGTTCCATCACCACGTACTAGGCCCATATCAGTCTCATCACCCTTAACATCAGCTGGCAGTAGTACAGTCACACATGATTTTTCTCATGCACCTTCTAGTGATAGTTTTGATGTCAGTAAGTATATAAAACTTGTGCCTCCGTTTAGAGAGACAGAAGTCGACTCATACTTTGTTGCATTTGAACGTGTTGCTGGTAAGTTGAGGTGGCCAAAAGATATGTGGGCTTTGTTACTCCAGTGTAGCTTGTCAGGGAAAGCTCAGGAAGTCTGTTCTTCCCTTCCTATAGAAAGCTCCCTTGATTATGACCTTGTAAAATCTGCAGTCTTGCGAGCATATGAACTTGTCCCTGAGGCCTATAGACAAAAATTCCGCACTCATTTGAAAACAGTCAACCAAACTTATGTTGAATTTGTGAGAGAAAAGAGGGTTCTTTTTGAAAAGTGGTGTCTATCTAGCAAGATTACTACCCTGGAAGATTTGCAGGAACTACTCTTGCTAGAAGACTTTAAAAATTGTATTCCATCGAAGATTGTCGTGCACTTAAATGAACAAAAAGTAACGTCGTCGGCTAGTGCTGCAGTTTTGGCTGATGAGTTTGTGCTGACacacaaaaatgtgttttcagCACACACATCTGCCAAACCCCCATTGATGAATGTGGAAAGCTCCGTTATCCCGCATGTTGTGCACTCGTCTAAAAGCGAAACGCCGTCTAAAAGTGGTCGTAAGTTTGCGAACAGTGGTGAAAGGCGAGTTTGTTTTTTCTGCCTTGACCCAAACCACATGATTTCAGACTGTAAAGCTTGGAAACAGAAAAGAGCAGCTTCCAAGCCTAAAAATGTGGCCTTTGTACAGTCCCTGTGTAATGCGAGTTCTTGTAGTGGAGAGAGTTATCAACCCTTCTTGTTTGAAGGCACAGTCTCTCTATTTCCTGATTTCGTTCCAAAATCAGTTACAATCTTGCGTGACACTGGTGCAGCCCAGTCTTTCATATCAGCAAACATATTGCCCTTTTCTGCTACCTCATTTACTGGAAATGACGTGTTAATTCGGGGAATTGATATGCACTGTGTGAATGTGCCACTCCACACTGTGTATCTTAAGTCTGACATTGTAAGCGGTCCAGTCAGTCTAGCAGTGCGCCCACAGTTACCTGTTGAAGGGATTGATCTGATTCTAGGGAATGACCTAGCAGGTGGCACAGTCTTTCCTAGGCCAGTTGTATCCCATAAACCCTGTATTTCACACAAACCTGATTTGGCTAAAAAATTCCCTTCTGTCTTTCCCGCCTGTGCAGTTACCCGTGCCCAGTCAAAGAAATTTGAGGAGGTGGTGGATCTCTCAAGCTCTTTTCTGGTTAATGAACCTGACTCTATGGAGTGTGTCCTGTCTGTAACTCCTGACCCTGACCTTGATGTAGCTTATGAGAAATTGATCTCTGAAACCCCATTGAAAGTAGGTAGAGAACACCTAGCTGCTGCCCAAAAAGCAGATCCTTCCCTAGCCAAGTGTGTAATGGCTGCAGAATGTCCTACCCATGCTCCTGATTCAGGGGTAGTTTACTTTTGGGAAAAAGGGTTGTTAATGCGTAAGTGGAAGCCCCAGCAAGAGGAGTTGGACTGGCAAGAAGTGCAGCAGATTGTTTTGCCTTCTGGCTATCGACCCCAGGTCTTAAAGCTCGCCCATGAGAATGTGTTGTCTGGCCATGTTGGTGTTACAAAAACTTACAACCGCATTGTCAAGTACTTCTTTTGGCCTGGTCTTAAGTCAGCAGTATCTAGATTTTGCAGGTCTTGCCATACATGCCAGTTGGCAGGAAAACCAAATCAGAAAATCCCACCTGCACCTCTCTACCCTATCCCTGTTGTAAGTGACCCCTTTGAGCGCTTAATTGTTGACTGTGTTGGGCCATTGCCCAAAGCTAAATCAGGCCACCAGTACATTCTGACCATAATGTGTGCTGCGACTCGATTCCCAGAGGCTGTCCCATTGCGCACACTGAAAGCTAAGGTTGTGATAAAAGAACTGCTCAAATTCTGTACAACCTTTGGCCTGCCAAAGGTGATTCAAAGTGACCAAGGGTCAAACTTCACCTCTAAGGTTTTTAAACAGGTTTTAGAAAGTCTTGGCATAAACCACCAAACGTCCACAGCATATCATCCGGAAAGTCAAGGAGCTCTTGAGAGGTTCCACCAGACCCTTAAAACAATGCTGCGACGATACTGTATGGAATCTGGAAAAGACTGGGTTGAGGGTCTACCTTTCTTGATGTTTGCAGTACGAGAGTCTGTGCAGGAGTCCCTCGGCTTTAGCCCCGCTGAGCTAGTGTTTGGCCACACAGTTCGTGGCCCACTAAAACTGTTAAGTGAACAGTTGTTGAATCAAAGTTCCAAACCTGTGCCAGTCGATGACTATGTTACCTCTCTCCGTGAGAAGCTGTATTCGGCTCAAAGTCTTGCAAAACTCCAACTGTCTGCTGCTCAGTCAAAGATGAAGCATCACTTTGACAAAAACTCTGTGAAAAGAGAATTTAACCCAGGTGATTCTGTCTTAGTCCTTCTTCCAATTCCCGGTTCGATCTTGCATTCAAAA
Proteins encoded in this region:
- the LOC141333834 gene encoding uncharacterized protein, producing the protein MACIKVESEDMKIEETLKHEDTEEQTNMVFIKEESEDIKIEEAFRVKHEDTEEQTGLTALKEEREVLNETEEKNQFKNHYNIISGEKSFCSLESEKTSKQKRAQKTGTLSIFICCQCGHSFKKRGHLKRHMRFHTGEKPYTCKQCGKSFRQRGQLDKHIKIHHREKPYRSPQSGKRFSESGNLKVHQNIDITGNLFTCQQCGKSFTQKRYLNIHMRVHTGEKPYTCKQCGKSFNQKGSLDRHMRIHTGEKPYICNQCGKGFTRKESLNIHMRVHIGEKSYTCKQCGKSFIQRGQLDTHMNIHTGEKPYTCKQCGKSFRHQGQLDKHMKVHTGEKPYTCKQCGKCFSQKGSLDRHMRIHTGEKPYICNQCGKSFIQRGQLDTHMNIHIGEKPYTCKQFGKSFRQQGQLDKHMKVHTREKPYTCKQCVKSFRQRGQLDRHMKIHKREKPYRSPQSGKSFSESGNLEFHQNIDVTGNLFTCQQCGKSFTQKRYLNIHIRVHTGEKPYTCKQCGKSFSQKGSLNKHMRVHTGEKPYICNQCGKGFTRKECLNIHMRVHTGEKPYTCNQCGKSFIQQGQLDTHMNIHPGEKPYTCNQCGKSFIQQGQLNTHMNIHTGEKPYTCKQCGKSFRQRGQLEKHMKVHTGEKPYSCKQCGKSFSQKGSLDRHMKIHNKVKRLLAGIEF